Proteins encoded in a region of the Stieleria neptunia genome:
- a CDS encoding response regulator, whose amino-acid sequence MPVNKQAHVVIVEDDPDVRDSLCAIITALGHQCVAFESAEKTLCYQELADCDCLLVDFNLPGMSGTDFLQEVQQFSDPPPACLYTGRVDPRIHDAAAGLQNTLVLEKGNDSNSIANYLQQLLDQSH is encoded by the coding sequence ATGCCCGTCAATAAACAAGCCCATGTCGTTATTGTCGAGGATGACCCGGACGTCCGGGATTCGCTCTGCGCGATTATAACCGCACTGGGCCACCAATGTGTGGCCTTCGAATCCGCCGAAAAAACGCTTTGCTACCAGGAATTGGCGGACTGCGACTGCCTGCTCGTGGACTTCAATTTGCCCGGGATGAGTGGAACCGATTTCCTTCAAGAAGTTCAGCAATTCAGCGACCCTCCCCCGGCATGCCTGTACACCGGCCGCGTCGACCCGCGCATCCACGACGCAGCCGCCGGACTGCAGAACACGCTGGTACTGGAAAAAGGCAACGACTCCAACTCGATCGCCAACTACTTGCAGCAACTGCTCGATCAATCCCACTGA